TCCGACACTTGACTCATATTTTAATGAGTATATGGATTTTAAAGAGAGCGGCAATTTGTTATCCGCTAAAAAAATAACTGTCTATAAATCATTTTACCGCAACCATATACCGCAACATTTGAAGTCAAAAAAGCTCAAGCAGATTACAAAAGACGATTTTCAAAAGGTAATAAATATTATGGTTAAGAATGGATCTAAACCAAGTTTTATAGAAACCGTAAAAACTTGTTTCTCTCCAATCTTCAATGATGCAATAGAAAAGAGCATTATTGCTAAAAATGTAATTAAAGGTTTGAAGTTCCCGGACTACGACCCAAACAAATATTTTAACTTACCTGACAATAAAGTAAAAGCTCTTTTTGAAGCAATTATGAATATTGCAAATAATAAATATAGAGTTATGTTTATGTTTTTACTCAGAGGCAGAAGAGCCGGAGAAGTTTTAAGTATGCAATGGTCTGATTTAAACTTTGAAAATAAAACTTATAATATTCGAGACTCTCAATCTAAAGTAAGAAAAAATCTTACTTTTTCTCTTGATGATGAGCTTTTGGCACATTTTGAATACTTAGATAAAAAAGAGAGCGGCTTTATCTTTATAAATCCAAAAACAGATAGACCATATTTTACATTTCCAGTTCGAGTATGGAACCGCATTAGAAAAGATGTAGGAATAGAAGAGATGACTATACATGATTTTAGACATTTGCTAGGATTTACGCTTGTGAATAATAATGTGCCGTTAGAGCATATCTCTAAAGCTCTGGGACACTCTAAAATCACAACTACACAAAGATATAGCAATCAAAAAGAACTAATGGCTAAACAAGCTGTAGATGTATTTTTGGGGATTATTCAAAAAAATAGTTAATTACTCTTTATTTATATCGCCTAAATAAGCCGGCTTAGGATACATAGTCATTACTGCTTCATGCAAGCTCTTTTTTGTCTCTTCTCGACGTTCTTCTTCTGTCATATCATGATAACTTTTTTCTTTTTTTGCAGTATTGCTCTTTTGCTGTTGCTTTTCATCTGAATTAACTGTTTTTATCAATGGCTTTATCGAGATAATTTTTTCAGGATCAGACTGTAATTTGGTTTTGTTTCTTTTGAGCCATTTGCTCAAATTTGAATCAGTAATACCTGTTTTATTTTTTGATACACTTCTAAGATACTCTATAACCTGCTTTTGAGAATACTCTTTCTCCAGCAGTGTAAAAATAGTATCCCTATGTTTTTCAAATACGCTTTTTCTCTTATTTGGCTCGTTATTCGTTAAAAATTCCTCCAAAGACATATTTGACTCCATTTGAATAATTTTGACTAATTATAGCATTTATTTTCCTTATTTTGAATGTTATTTACCTTAGTTGAATATATATGAAATAAATTGAATAATAATTGAAACAAACTTGAATATTAATAATCAGGTATGGGCATAAAAAAATTATGATATAATTTTCTATACTTTTTGCTATATGCTCAACTGTCGTCGAGCTTGAAAGAGATGATAATGAAAGAGAATTTTAGAGTTGATTTGCATATCCTAGACCATGCGGATACAATCAAGAATGACATAAAAGAGTACAACTCTACTATTCACAAGCATCATTTTAAGTGTAGCATTGATACATCTCAACTTATTGTAAAAGGCCATAACACTAAAGACAAGATCAATAAAGTCATGAGAGATCTGCTGGATGAGATTACAAATACAGAATATGAATTTAGAGTAAAAACAAGAACATATACGGATAGGCACGGCAATAAAAAAGAGTACTACTCTACAAAGAGATTCAATTTAAAAGATGATGTGCTTGCAGCATATCATAACCGGTCGTTTAATTCTGATGCAGAGTTTGATAACATAGAGCCTCATTTTCATTTTCTTTTTTCAAACAGAGAGATGGGCAGAAGCTTTTATCATCTTAAAAAACATTTACAAGAGAAAGCCGGCAAGTATGGTTTGGTTTTTCATTTTGCAGAAGATAAAGAACACGGAACAAATAGATATAAAGGTCTTATGCAAAAATGCAGTAATTTT
This Sulfurimonas crateris DNA region includes the following protein-coding sequences:
- a CDS encoding tyrosine-type recombinase/integrase: MSDLIKTKFAGIYYKEEPKTKVKTYIARINIRGLINTEQIVGYSNDTIRTNPSIAFQKRNELIQKIKAGDSIRAEDNPTLDSYFNEYMDFKESGNLLSAKKITVYKSFYRNHIPQHLKSKKLKQITKDDFQKVINIMVKNGSKPSFIETVKTCFSPIFNDAIEKSIIAKNVIKGLKFPDYDPNKYFNLPDNKVKALFEAIMNIANNKYRVMFMFLLRGRRAGEVLSMQWSDLNFENKTYNIRDSQSKVRKNLTFSLDDELLAHFEYLDKKESGFIFINPKTDRPYFTFPVRVWNRIRKDVGIEEMTIHDFRHLLGFTLVNNNVPLEHISKALGHSKITTTQRYSNQKELMAKQAVDVFLGIIQKNS